CCTACGTTTGTAGCGAGAGCCTTTTGATAAATCAACTGTGCCGTCACAACATCAAGCACAGCTGTTCCCACAGTTTTAAACAACGTGATTTCCTTATCGCTGTTTCTTCCTTGTACCTGGCCTAGAATAATTTGTCCTAGTTCGCCGGTGAAGTCCTCTTTCGATACAAGGCCTTTTTCCATAGGAATCAGTAGATCGCCCGCTTCCGCCAAGACGCCTTCGATGGTGTCAAATACAATTTTGTCGGCCCGCTGTACAATCTGCTCAGGCAGTTCTTGCATTTGTGGCGTATACGCGCCAACTCCGTTAACATGAGCGCCTTTTTTCACAAGACTACCGTCAAATACCGGACGAGTAGAGGTTGTGACCGCTGTAATGATGTCCGCATCTTGAATGGCCTCATTTCCGTTACTTGCGGCAACAATCCTTGTGTTGAATGAGGAAAATTGCTGCTGCATCGACTCGGCAAATGCTTTTGCCCGATCAAAGTTGATATCTAATACCCGCACTTCCTCAAGATCACGCACTGTAAGCATCGCTTCCAGCTGTGTCGCTGCTTGCCCACCTGTTCCAAACAAGACGGCAATCTTGGCATCTTTTCTGGCTAAAATATCTGTACCTGCTCCCTGGACAGCGCCGGTTCTAAGCTGCGTTAAGAAGGTTCCATCCATAATGGCGCACACTTCGCCGGTTTTTCCGTCCAGCAAAATCATTTGTGCCGGAACAGACGGCTTGCCAAGCTCGATGTTACCCGGAAACACAGACACTATTTTAATTCCTGTAGCATCCATCTCTTTGATATAGGCCGGCATGAAAAGGTTTTGCCCTTGTTGCTTGGGAACATCGATATTAACACGTAAAGGAACCGTACATTCTCCCTCGGTATATAATCGCAGAGCCTGTTTACTTGCGTCGATCGCTTCTTTCATTGTAAAAACCTTCTGAATATCTTCTTTAGTTAATATTAGCA
This window of the Paenibacillus sp. FSL R10-2734 genome carries:
- a CDS encoding ornithine cyclodeaminase family protein; the encoded protein is MLILTKEDIQKVFTMKEAIDASKQALRLYTEGECTVPLRVNIDVPKQQGQNLFMPAYIKEMDATGIKIVSVFPGNIELGKPSVPAQMILLDGKTGEVCAIMDGTFLTQLRTGAVQGAGTDILARKDAKIAVLFGTGGQAATQLEAMLTVRDLEEVRVLDINFDRAKAFAESMQQQFSSFNTRIVAASNGNEAIQDADIITAVTTSTRPVFDGSLVKKGAHVNGVGAYTPQMQELPEQIVQRADKIVFDTIEGVLAEAGDLLIPMEKGLVSKEDFTGELGQIILGQVQGRNSDKEITLFKTVGTAVLDVVTAQLIYQKALATNVGQHIEI